In Paracoccus fistulariae, a single window of DNA contains:
- a CDS encoding HAD-IA family hydrolase produces MTAPVKLIIFDCDGVIADSERLAADLLVEDLSALGMQITFDDVQRDFLGQSYLSMASKLEARFGRGLPEGFQQDYGAQLARRFEKDLRTTPGFTVMLNRLSIPSCVATSSAPERVARTLSPLQLADVFGPNVFTASQVDRGKPAPDLFLFAAQQMQTDPADCLVIEDSAAGVTAARAAGMRVLHYRGGAHQPRPIEDVQAFDDWREFPGLLDQIAARG; encoded by the coding sequence GTGACGGCCCCGGTCAAGCTGATCATCTTCGATTGCGACGGGGTCATTGCCGACAGCGAAAGGCTGGCCGCCGATCTGCTGGTCGAAGATTTGTCGGCGCTTGGCATGCAGATCACCTTTGACGATGTGCAGCGCGATTTTCTGGGTCAAAGCTACCTGTCGATGGCCTCGAAACTGGAGGCACGTTTCGGTCGCGGCCTGCCCGAAGGGTTTCAGCAGGATTACGGCGCACAACTGGCGCGGCGCTTTGAAAAGGATCTGCGCACGACGCCGGGTTTCACCGTGATGCTGAACCGGCTGAGCATACCCTCTTGCGTGGCGACCTCTTCGGCGCCGGAACGGGTCGCCCGGACGCTGTCGCCGCTGCAACTGGCCGATGTCTTTGGCCCGAATGTCTTCACCGCCTCTCAGGTCGACCGGGGCAAGCCCGCGCCGGATCTGTTCCTGTTTGCCGCGCAGCAGATGCAGACGGATCCCGCCGATTGTCTGGTGATCGAGGACAGCGCCGCAGGCGTGACCGCTGCCCGCGCCGCAGGCATGCGGGTGCTGCATTATCGCGGTGGCGCGCATCAGCCCCGGCCGATCGAGGATGTGCAGGCCTTCGACGACTGGCGCGAGTTTCCCGGGCTTCTGGACCAGATCGCCGCGCGTGGCTGA
- a CDS encoding Fur family transcriptional regulator — protein MSEERATQLEQALRAAGVRVTRQRAALLRVIAASDDHPDAAELHARAEKAGVGVSLATVYRTLTTLQAQGVIEKLEFQGEPARWEAADQTHHDHMIDLDTGEVMEFTNERIERLQAEIAAEMGYDIVHHRLELYVRRRRD, from the coding sequence ATGAGCGAAGAGCGGGCAACACAGTTGGAACAGGCCTTGCGGGCGGCCGGCGTACGTGTGACGCGGCAGCGTGCGGCGCTGTTGCGCGTCATCGCGGCCAGCGACGATCACCCGGATGCCGCAGAATTGCACGCCCGCGCCGAGAAAGCCGGGGTCGGGGTGTCGCTGGCGACCGTCTATCGCACCCTGACCACCCTGCAGGCCCAGGGCGTGATCGAGAAGCTGGAATTCCAGGGAGAGCCCGCCCGATGGGAGGCCGCCGATCAGACCCATCACGATCATATGATCGATCTTGATACCGGCGAGGTGATGGAATTCACCAATGAGCGCATCGAAAGGCTGCAGGCCGAGATCGCGGCCGAGATGGGCTATGACATCGTCCATCACCGGCTGGAGCTTTACGTCCGCCGACGCCGGGATTAG
- a CDS encoding YbaB/EbfC family nucleoid-associated protein yields the protein MLKGLGGLGDMTKMMKAAKEMQDKMQKMQDDLATVTVIGESGAGLVKATATAKGELTALEIDPSIFQPSEKEVVEDLILAAIKDAQKRAQDKMQSEMARITQELGLPADMKLPF from the coding sequence ATGCTGAAGGGTTTGGGCGGACTTGGCGACATGACCAAGATGATGAAGGCCGCCAAAGAGATGCAGGACAAGATGCAGAAGATGCAGGACGATCTGGCCACCGTCACGGTGATCGGGGAATCCGGCGCCGGTCTGGTCAAGGCCACGGCCACCGCCAAGGGCGAACTGACCGCGCTGGAGATCGATCCCTCGATCTTTCAGCCCAGCGAAAAGGAAGTGGTCGAGGATCTGATCCTGGCAGCCATCAAGGACGCCCAGAAGCGCGCGCAGGACAAGATGCAGTCCGAAATGGCCCGCATCACGCAGGAACTGGGTCTGCCCGCCGATATGAAACTGCCCTTCTGA
- a CDS encoding molecular chaperone DjiA, with protein MVNSASPSCPDLPKPRSFWQRIGDRLAALMGSKRAAVPPERSVAFTIAVIALGAKLAKADGTVVRSEVSAFRRLFVIPRAEEKNAARVFDLARQDVAGYDAWARRIAQMFKPGDPVLSDVVEGLVIIALADGDMHQSEIDFIDTVGAIFQMSPAEITKIRMRHDSSVECPPCDILGIPIETPLPEARKRWRKLIRESHPDRAIARGLPPEAIRLAEARTRRLNEAWDNFRNMHSSLAT; from the coding sequence ATGGTTAACAGCGCCTCTCCTTCCTGCCCCGACCTGCCAAAGCCCCGCAGCTTCTGGCAGCGCATCGGCGACCGCCTTGCGGCACTGATGGGCAGCAAGCGCGCGGCGGTCCCGCCCGAGCGCTCGGTCGCCTTTACCATCGCCGTGATTGCCCTTGGCGCGAAGCTGGCCAAGGCCGATGGCACCGTGGTCCGGTCCGAGGTTTCGGCATTCCGCAGGCTGTTCGTCATTCCCCGCGCCGAGGAAAAGAACGCCGCCCGCGTCTTTGATCTGGCGCGTCAGGACGTGGCCGGATATGACGCCTGGGCACGGCGCATCGCGCAGATGTTCAAGCCCGGCGACCCTGTGCTGAGCGATGTGGTCGAAGGTCTGGTCATCATCGCGCTGGCCGATGGCGACATGCACCAGTCCGAGATCGACTTCATCGACACGGTCGGCGCGATTTTCCAGATGTCCCCGGCCGAGATCACCAAGATCCGCATGCGTCACGATTCCTCGGTCGAATGCCCGCCCTGCGACATCCTTGGCATCCCGATCGAGACCCCCCTGCCCGAGGCACGCAAGCGCTGGCGCAAGCTGATCCGCGAATCCCATCCCGATCGCGCCATCGCCCGCGGCCTGCCCCCCGAAGCGATTCGCCTGGCCGAAGCGCGCACGCGCCGATTGAATGAAGCCTGGGACAACTTTCGCAATATGCACAGTAGCTTAGCCACCTAG
- a CDS encoding E22 family MetX-like putative esterase, whose product MRLILCTVAMLAGPAMAYEPLVQKQEFTLTDFVTRGGETIPEMRLGYETYGTLNEARDNAILIPHFFSGNSHAAGRYSADDLAPGYWDALIGSGKAIDTDKWFVVSVDSPVNLGANDPNVITTGPASINPATGEPWGMDFPIMTIGDFVETQKGLMDQLQIPKWHAVMGASMGGLQSFEWAARYPDRLERVIPVIASGWADAGLIAWLDVWAAPIRLDPNWNGGDYYDAEPPEAGLAQALKIVSLQANSAEWANATFGRSWAKPDADPGQSWDNDYMVVDRLNMAGATRARTSDANHFLYLVRANQQFVAGHPDGNLFQGLLDIDVPVMLIHTDEDLVFPGNAVRETGAIIKSDGTPVKIVELEGTNGHLDGLANLAQAEKQIKSFLEEE is encoded by the coding sequence ATGCGCCTGATCCTTTGCACCGTCGCCATGCTGGCCGGACCGGCCATGGCCTATGAGCCGCTGGTCCAGAAACAGGAATTCACGCTGACCGATTTCGTCACTCGCGGCGGCGAGACGATCCCCGAAATGCGGCTGGGCTATGAAACCTATGGCACGCTGAACGAGGCGCGCGACAATGCCATCCTGATCCCGCATTTCTTCAGCGGCAACAGCCATGCGGCGGGGCGATATTCCGCGGATGATCTTGCGCCCGGCTATTGGGACGCGCTGATCGGGTCGGGCAAGGCCATCGATACGGATAAATGGTTCGTCGTCTCGGTCGACAGCCCGGTCAATCTGGGCGCGAATGATCCCAATGTGATCACCACCGGCCCGGCCAGCATCAATCCGGCGACGGGCGAACCCTGGGGCATGGATTTCCCGATCATGACCATTGGCGATTTCGTCGAGACGCAGAAGGGGCTGATGGATCAGCTGCAGATCCCGAAATGGCATGCGGTGATGGGTGCCTCGATGGGGGGCTTGCAAAGCTTCGAATGGGCGGCGCGCTATCCCGACCGGCTGGAACGGGTGATCCCGGTGATCGCCTCGGGCTGGGCGGATGCCGGTCTGATCGCCTGGCTGGATGTCTGGGCGGCGCCGATCCGTCTGGATCCGAACTGGAATGGCGGCGATTATTACGATGCCGAGCCGCCCGAGGCCGGGTTGGCGCAGGCGCTGAAGATCGTGTCCCTGCAGGCCAATTCCGCAGAATGGGCGAATGCCACCTTCGGGCGCAGTTGGGCCAAGCCGGATGCCGATCCGGGGCAAAGCTGGGACAATGACTATATGGTGGTGGACCGGCTGAACATGGCCGGCGCCACGCGGGCGCGGACCTCGGACGCGAACCACTTCCTTTATCTGGTGCGCGCCAATCAGCAATTCGTCGCGGGCCATCCGGATGGCAACCTGTTTCAGGGCCTGCTGGATATCGACGTGCCGGTGATGCTGATCCATACCGATGAGGATCTGGTCTTTCCCGGCAATGCCGTGCGGGAAACCGGCGCGATCATCAAATCCGACGGCACCCCGGTGAAGATCGTCGAGCTTGAGGGGACGAATGGCCATCTGGACGGGCTTGCGAACCTTGCCCAGGCCGAAAAGCAGATCAAGAGTTTTCTGGAGGAAGAATGA
- a CDS encoding GNAT family N-acetyltransferase — protein sequence MSAIRPARAEDAPAVAAIWNQIIRDTAITFWPTERSEAEVAAIIAQRLADHAFFVALRDGQVAGFATYKQFRDGGGYRHCMEHTVYVAPEAKGAGLGAALLRAVEDHARAAGHNLMIGAVTGSNDDSIRFHRRMGYDDWGRIPDAGYKFGTYHDVVLMGHKLT from the coding sequence ATGAGCGCGATCCGCCCTGCCCGTGCCGAAGATGCCCCTGCGGTGGCCGCGATCTGGAACCAGATCATCCGCGACACCGCCATCACCTTCTGGCCCACCGAACGCAGCGAGGCCGAGGTCGCCGCCATCATTGCCCAGCGTCTTGCCGATCACGCCTTTTTCGTCGCCCTGCGGGATGGGCAGGTTGCAGGCTTTGCGACCTATAAGCAATTCCGCGATGGCGGCGGCTATCGGCATTGCATGGAACATACCGTCTATGTCGCGCCGGAGGCCAAGGGCGCCGGTCTGGGCGCGGCGCTGCTGCGTGCGGTGGAAGATCACGCTCGCGCGGCGGGCCATAACCTGATGATCGGCGCGGTCACCGGATCGAATGACGACTCCATCCGCTTTCACCGTCGCATGGGATATGACGATTGGGGCCGGATACCGGATGCCGGCTATAAATTCGGGACATATCATGATGTTGTCCTGATGGGCCACAAGCTGACCTGA
- a CDS encoding YigZ family protein, with amino-acid sequence MQVFDKIISDRGSRYAVSGGPARDRAGVEALLAELKRNKRFAKATHHSWAAILSGEPVKDDDGESGAGQLMLQMLERADLHDHVIIVTRWYGGKHLGGDRFRHIADAVRHYLSETGLGQG; translated from the coding sequence ATGCAGGTCTTTGACAAGATCATCTCGGACCGGGGATCGCGCTATGCGGTATCGGGCGGGCCAGCGCGCGACCGGGCCGGGGTCGAGGCCCTGCTGGCCGAGTTGAAGCGGAACAAGCGCTTCGCCAAGGCCACCCATCACAGCTGGGCCGCCATTCTGAGCGGAGAGCCGGTCAAGGATGACGATGGCGAATCCGGCGCTGGACAGTTGATGCTGCAAATGCTGGAGCGCGCGGATCTGCACGATCACGTCATCATCGTGACCCGCTGGTATGGCGGCAAGCACCTGGGCGGCGACCGCTTCCGCCACATCGCCGATGCAGTGCGCCATTACCTGTCCGAGACCGGGCTTGGGCAGGGCTGA
- a CDS encoding VOC family protein — MTPAFAFDHIAIATRSLTEGAAWLRDRLGVDASPGGKHPLMGTHNRLLSLGPGAYLELLAFDPDAVAAPQYRWFGLDDFDGAPRLAGWVMRADLDQTPAPPGSRAVALSRGDLHWRLTLPDSGQMPHAGAAPMLIDWGDSRHPADSLPDHGIRLQRLTLPLPTTPLDDPRIVTGAAFTASLWTPQGTVLL, encoded by the coding sequence GTGACACCGGCTTTCGCCTTCGACCATATCGCCATCGCCACGCGCAGCCTGACCGAAGGGGCCGCATGGCTGCGCGACAGGCTTGGCGTTGATGCAAGCCCGGGCGGCAAGCACCCGTTGATGGGCACGCATAACAGGCTGCTGTCACTTGGTCCGGGGGCTTATCTGGAATTGTTGGCCTTTGATCCCGATGCCGTTGCCGCGCCACAATATCGCTGGTTCGGGCTGGATGATTTCGATGGCGCACCGCGTCTGGCCGGCTGGGTCATGCGCGCCGATCTGGACCAGACGCCCGCGCCGCCGGGCAGCCGTGCCGTCGCGCTGAGCCGGGGCGATCTGCACTGGCGGCTGACCCTGCCCGACAGCGGACAGATGCCTCATGCCGGCGCGGCGCCGATGCTGATCGACTGGGGCGACAGCCGCCACCCGGCGGACAGCCTGCCCGATCACGGCATCCGCCTGCAGCGCCTGACCCTGCCCCTGCCAACCACCCCGCTGGACGATCCGCGCATCGTGACGGGCGCGGCGTTCACCGCCAGCCTGTGGACGCCGCAGGGAACCGTCCTTCTATGA
- a CDS encoding DNA polymerase III subunit gamma/tau, which yields MPASDDAAPAPTYQVLARKYRPETFADLVGQDAMVRTLKNAFAADRIAQAFIMTGIRGTGKTTTARIIAKGMNCIGPDGQGGPTTQPCGVCEHCVAISEGRHVDVLEMDAASRTGVGDIREIIESVHYRAASARYKIYIIDEVHMLSTSAFNALLKTLEEPPPHVKFIFATTEIRKVPVTVLSRCQRFDLRRIEPEVMIALLRKIATAERAQITDDALALITRAAEGSARDATSLLDQAISHGAGETSADQVRAMLGLADRGRVIDLFEMILRGDAAAALTELQAQYADGADPIAVLRDLAEITHWISVVKITPGAIEDPTISPDERSRGQDLSEKLPMRVLTRMWQMLLKALEEVSAAPNAMMAAEMAIIRLTHVADLPDPEALIRKVQQAQAAGDFARQGAAPGAAPSQAPRAARPAPSIAAGVAAQPNGAATALALSPDAFAAYPDFASVLELIRRMGDMLLLVQVENHVALVRYSPGRIEFEPRGNAPADLAQRLGERLRGWTGGNRWAVSVTNSGGQPTIAETRTAEEQAMRARALELPIVQQVLAAFPGADLKKVSRAAPKPEAVAEIDAEGAVNPHDSDGPVAEVEEWDPFEDEA from the coding sequence ATGCCTGCCAGCGACGACGCCGCACCCGCGCCGACCTATCAAGTGCTTGCCCGGAAATACCGGCCCGAGACCTTTGCCGATCTGGTCGGGCAGGATGCCATGGTCCGCACGCTGAAAAACGCCTTTGCCGCCGACCGCATCGCCCAGGCCTTCATCATGACCGGCATTCGCGGGACCGGCAAAACCACCACCGCGCGGATCATCGCCAAGGGCATGAACTGTATCGGCCCCGATGGTCAGGGCGGGCCGACGACGCAGCCCTGTGGGGTCTGCGAACATTGCGTCGCGATCAGCGAAGGCCGCCATGTCGATGTGCTGGAAATGGATGCTGCCAGCCGCACCGGCGTGGGCGATATCCGCGAGATCATCGAAAGCGTACATTACCGGGCGGCCAGCGCGCGCTACAAGATCTATATCATCGACGAGGTGCACATGCTCTCGACCAGCGCGTTCAACGCGCTGCTCAAGACGCTGGAGGAACCGCCGCCGCATGTGAAATTCATCTTTGCCACGACCGAAATCCGCAAGGTGCCGGTCACCGTGCTGTCGCGCTGCCAGCGTTTCGACCTGCGCCGGATCGAGCCCGAGGTGATGATCGCCCTGCTGCGCAAGATCGCCACGGCGGAAAGGGCGCAGATCACCGATGACGCGCTGGCGCTGATCACCCGCGCGGCCGAGGGCAGCGCCCGCGATGCGACCAGCCTGCTGGATCAGGCGATCAGCCATGGCGCGGGCGAAACCAGCGCCGATCAGGTGCGCGCCATGCTGGGGCTGGCTGATCGTGGCCGCGTGATTGACCTGTTCGAGATGATCCTGCGCGGCGATGCGGCAGCCGCGCTGACCGAATTGCAGGCGCAATATGCCGATGGCGCCGACCCGATTGCGGTCCTGCGCGATCTGGCCGAGATCACGCATTGGATTTCCGTGGTCAAAATCACGCCGGGCGCCATCGAAGACCCGACGATTTCCCCCGATGAGCGCAGTCGCGGGCAGGACCTGTCGGAAAAGCTGCCCATGCGCGTGCTGACCCGCATGTGGCAGATGCTGCTGAAAGCACTGGAAGAGGTCTCGGCCGCGCCCAATGCGATGATGGCGGCCGAGATGGCGATCATCCGTCTGACCCATGTGGCCGATCTGCCCGATCCCGAGGCGCTGATCCGCAAGGTGCAGCAGGCGCAGGCCGCAGGCGATTTCGCGCGTCAGGGCGCAGCCCCAGGCGCCGCGCCGTCGCAGGCGCCGCGCGCCGCGCGTCCCGCCCCCAGTATCGCCGCCGGTGTCGCCGCCCAGCCGAACGGGGCCGCGACTGCGCTGGCCTTGTCGCCCGATGCCTTTGCCGCCTATCCCGATTTCGCCTCGGTGCTGGAACTGATCCGGCGCATGGGCGACATGCTGTTGCTGGTGCAGGTCGAAAACCATGTCGCGCTGGTCCGCTACAGCCCCGGCCGGATCGAGTTCGAGCCGCGCGGGAACGCCCCCGCCGATCTGGCGCAGCGTCTGGGCGAACGCCTGCGTGGCTGGACCGGTGGCAATCGCTGGGCGGTCAGTGTCACCAATAGCGGCGGCCAGCCCACCATCGCCGAAACCCGAACGGCCGAGGAACAGGCGATGCGCGCCCGCGCGCTGGAACTGCCGATCGTGCAGCAGGTGCTGGCAGCCTTTCCGGGGGCCGATTTGAAAAAGGTCTCTCGCGCGGCACCCAAGCCAGAGGCGGTCGCGGAAATCGACGCCGAAGGCGCGGTCAATCCCCATGACAGCGACGGTCCCGTGGCCGAGGTCGAGGAATGGGATCCTTTCGAGGATGAGGCATGA
- the recR gene encoding recombination mediator RecR, which yields MAEGSDDIQALIALLGRLPGLGPRSARRIVLHLIRKRSGQMSQLAQLLDSVAVNSRECLTCGNITDRDECAICTDPARASGEICVVEDVADLWALERGHVFRGRYHVLGGTLSALDEIGPEDLGIPALVDRVTREGVSEVILALNATVDGQTTAHYIADALDSSGITVTGLAQGVPIGGELDYLDDGTISAALRARRKL from the coding sequence ATGGCCGAGGGCAGCGACGATATTCAGGCGCTGATCGCGCTTTTGGGGCGGCTGCCGGGGCTTGGGCCACGCTCGGCCCGGCGCATCGTGCTGCATCTGATCCGCAAGCGCAGCGGGCAGATGTCCCAGCTTGCGCAATTGCTGGACAGCGTGGCGGTGAATTCGCGCGAATGCCTGACCTGCGGCAATATCACCGACCGCGACGAATGCGCGATCTGCACCGATCCCGCCCGCGCCAGCGGCGAGATCTGCGTGGTCGAGGATGTGGCGGATCTCTGGGCGCTGGAACGCGGCCATGTCTTTCGCGGCCGCTATCACGTGCTGGGCGGCACGCTGTCGGCGCTGGATGAGATCGGGCCCGAGGATCTGGGCATTCCCGCGCTGGTCGACCGCGTCACGCGCGAGGGCGTGTCCGAGGTGATCCTGGCCCTGAACGCCACCGTCGATGGCCAGACCACCGCCCATTACATCGCCGATGCGCTGGACAGCAGCGGCATTACCGTCACCGGGCTGGCCCAGGGCGTGCCGATCGGTGGAGAGCTGGATTATCTGGATGACGGCACGATCAGCGCCGCCCTGCGCGCGCGGAGAAAGCTGTGA
- a CDS encoding DUF1194 domain-containing protein, translated as MKSLLLSVTAAIALIAAPINKGDAAPISVDVELQMLVDVSGSVDSNEFKLQRDGYVSAFRSASIQNAILNTSNGRLGKIAAELIYWSSASQQIAAVGWTLLDSAAAINTFADDIANYARPFSAGTRVDSAINFGYQRFALNDYDGKSQVMDVSGDGTSGAAATEAARDAALAAGIDRINGLPIGGGATVENFYANSVVGGSGSFLIAAATFGDFSNAIQKKLALEISGEPSPVPLPAGVWLLGTALGGIGAMRRRKKREA; from the coding sequence GTGAAGAGTCTGCTTTTGTCAGTCACCGCCGCGATTGCCCTGATCGCGGCCCCGATCAATAAAGGCGATGCCGCACCCATAAGTGTCGATGTCGAATTGCAAATGCTTGTCGACGTATCGGGCAGCGTCGACAGTAACGAATTCAAGTTGCAGCGCGATGGATATGTCAGTGCATTCCGCAGCGCCTCGATCCAGAACGCCATTCTGAACACATCCAATGGCCGTCTGGGAAAAATCGCCGCGGAACTGATCTATTGGTCAAGCGCAAGCCAGCAGATCGCCGCTGTTGGCTGGACCTTGCTTGACAGCGCCGCAGCGATCAACACCTTTGCAGATGACATCGCAAATTACGCCCGGCCATTTAGCGCCGGAACACGTGTCGATTCCGCGATCAACTTTGGCTATCAGCGTTTCGCGCTGAATGATTACGACGGCAAGTCGCAGGTCATGGACGTCTCCGGTGATGGCACCAGCGGCGCCGCGGCCACCGAGGCGGCCCGCGATGCGGCGCTTGCCGCAGGTATCGACCGGATCAATGGCCTGCCCATCGGTGGCGGGGCCACTGTCGAAAATTTCTACGCGAACTCGGTCGTCGGCGGCAGCGGGTCATTCCTGATCGCGGCTGCGACGTTCGGTGACTTCTCCAACGCCATCCAGAAAAAGCTGGCCCTTGAAATCAGTGGCGAGCCCTCGCCCGTGCCGCTGCCCGCCGGGGTCTGGCTGCTGGGAACCGCGCTTGGCGGCATCGGCGCGATGCGGCGGCGCAAAAAGCGCGAGGCCTGA
- the trpA gene encoding tryptophan synthase subunit alpha: MTRIDDKFAALKAQGKKAFVTYIMASDPDDATTLEIMRGLPEAGVDVIELGMPFTDPMADGATIQAAGQRALAAGGSVTRTLSILKEFRKTDNETPVVLMGYYNPIYARPGGVDQFLTDAVDAGVDGLIIVDLPPEEDDELCIPAQKAGLNFIRLATPTTDDRRLPAVVKNTSGFVYYVSVTGITGGPSANAAEIAPEVARVARAANLPVVVGFGISTPEAAEQIAAVADGCVVGSAIVKRIAEGRPVAEILSFVGELAQGAHRG, translated from the coding sequence ATGACCAGAATCGACGACAAGTTTGCGGCGCTGAAAGCCCAGGGCAAGAAGGCCTTCGTGACCTATATCATGGCCTCCGATCCCGATGATGCCACCACGCTGGAGATCATGCGCGGCCTGCCAGAGGCTGGCGTGGACGTGATCGAACTGGGCATGCCCTTTACCGATCCGATGGCCGATGGCGCGACGATCCAGGCGGCAGGTCAGCGCGCGCTGGCCGCCGGGGGCAGCGTCACCCGCACGCTGTCGATCCTGAAAGAGTTCCGCAAGACCGATAACGAAACGCCGGTCGTGCTGATGGGCTATTACAACCCGATCTATGCGCGCCCGGGTGGTGTCGATCAGTTTCTGACGGATGCGGTTGATGCGGGCGTGGACGGGCTGATCATCGTCGATCTGCCGCCGGAAGAGGATGACGAACTGTGCATTCCCGCCCAGAAGGCCGGTCTGAACTTCATCCGTCTGGCCACGCCCACGACCGATGACCGCCGCCTGCCCGCCGTGGTCAAGAATACCAGCGGCTTTGTCTATTACGTCAGCGTCACGGGCATCACCGGCGGACCCTCCGCCAATGCGGCAGAGATCGCGCCAGAGGTTGCCCGCGTCGCCAGGGCGGCAAATCTGCCGGTGGTGGTGGGCTTCGGGATCTCGACCCCCGAGGCGGCCGAACAGATCGCTGCGGTGGCCGATGGCTGCGTGGTCGGCAGCGCCATCGTCAAGCGCATCGCCGAAGGCCGTCCGGTGGCCGAGATCCTTTCTTTCGTCGGGGAACTGGCTCAGGGGGCGCATCGCGGGTGA
- a CDS encoding helix-turn-helix transcriptional regulator: MTADTLAADLKVSVRTIYRDIATLQSMGAPIRGEGGIGYQIEAGFFLPPLHFDADELDALLLGVRMVTARGDDALGQAAYRLLGKIETVLSEDRQHLQQPLLAVCGPNKSDAASGLSALRTSIRHRKKLAVSYEDVHENRSERVVRPLGLTAFETVWILTGWCELRQSFRNFRLDRLVSVSETGDVFKKEKGKEFADYLRSL, encoded by the coding sequence ATGACCGCAGATACGCTCGCCGCCGACCTGAAGGTTTCGGTAAGAACCATCTATCGCGACATCGCCACCCTGCAGTCCATGGGCGCGCCCATTCGGGGTGAGGGTGGCATCGGCTATCAAATCGAGGCAGGCTTTTTTTTGCCGCCACTGCATTTCGATGCAGACGAGCTCGATGCGTTGCTCTTGGGTGTTCGAATGGTTACGGCGCGTGGCGATGATGCCCTTGGGCAAGCCGCGTATCGGCTCTTGGGTAAGATCGAAACCGTCTTGTCGGAGGACCGGCAGCACCTGCAACAACCACTGTTGGCTGTTTGCGGACCGAATAAATCAGATGCCGCTTCGGGTTTGAGTGCCCTCAGAACCTCAATCAGACACAGGAAAAAGCTGGCCGTATCTTATGAGGATGTTCACGAAAACCGGAGCGAGCGTGTCGTCAGACCACTTGGGCTGACCGCGTTCGAAACTGTTTGGATACTCACCGGATGGTGTGAACTCAGGCAAAGCTTCAGAAACTTCAGATTGGACCGTCTCGTTTCAGTCAGCGAAACGGGCGATGTATTCAAGAAGGAAAAGGGCAAAGAGTTTGCAGACTACCTGAGAAGTTTGTAA
- a CDS encoding cytochrome c biogenesis CcdA family protein, with translation MADLTYPAAVLAGLLAFLSPCILPMLPFYLCYLTGLGPQDLRAGRGGRGLIMRACGFAAGVTTIFVLMGLGASAAGRIFLEWRDPLRYLAAAMLLILGLHLMGALPLPRLSRHGQPFAPARPASLGGAWLAGLAFGFGWVPCIGPTLTAILFLAALEDSAWRGATLLLSYGLAMTLPFVAIAAMAGPALDRIARHRRAFRHVQRACGAMLILFALLIASDTLPAMAGWLLRQADWSGMLL, from the coding sequence GTGGCTGATCTCACCTATCCCGCGGCGGTGCTGGCCGGGCTTCTGGCCTTTCTGTCGCCCTGCATCCTGCCCATGCTGCCTTTCTACCTGTGCTACCTGACCGGGCTCGGCCCGCAGGACCTGAGGGCGGGGCGCGGCGGGCGCGGGCTGATCATGCGGGCCTGTGGCTTTGCCGCCGGGGTGACGACGATCTTCGTGCTGATGGGTCTGGGGGCCAGCGCGGCGGGCCGGATCTTTCTGGAATGGCGCGACCCGCTGCGCTATCTGGCCGCCGCGATGCTGCTGATTCTAGGCCTGCATCTGATGGGCGCGCTGCCCCTGCCCCGGCTTTCCCGCCACGGTCAGCCCTTTGCGCCAGCCCGGCCCGCCTCGCTGGGCGGCGCCTGGCTTGCGGGCCTTGCCTTCGGCTTTGGCTGGGTGCCCTGCATCGGCCCGACGCTGACCGCGATCCTGTTTCTGGCGGCATTAGAGGACAGCGCCTGGCGTGGCGCCACGCTGCTGCTGAGCTACGGGCTGGCGATGACGCTGCCCTTTGTCGCCATCGCGGCAATGGCCGGACCGGCGCTTGACCGGATCGCGCGACACAGGCGAGCCTTTCGCCATGTCCAGCGGGCCTGCGGAGCGATGCTGATCCTGTTCGCGCTGCTGATCGCCAGCGATACCCTGCCCGCGATGGCAGGCTGGCTGCTGCGGCAGGCCGACTGGTCTGGGATGCTGCTTTGA